From a region of the Nitrospira sp. genome:
- the dinB gene encoding DNA polymerase IV, translated as MLRIIAHLDMDAFYAAIEERDTPAFRGIPLVVGADPLGGKGRGVASTSNYLARAYGIHSATPISTAWRLSEEARRAGKPPVTFVSVDMPKYTRVSEEVLQIVRRFIPKVEQASIDEVYGDLSWTESYEEAERLSYRLKETIRLEQRLTASVGIGPNKLIAKIASGWQKPNGLTIVNEEGAEAFLAPLSIRVIPGIGPKTEAMFRGKGITVVKELRALTLRQLDELLGKRGRTLYDKARGRDDSPVEEYSEPKSIGEQETFESDTLDSQSLLNQLDSLVRGVIDRLHNEAFQSFRTVVLTVRFADFVTKSRTHTLATPTGDRAVLGREAMKLLLPFLDRRENPHGKRIRLLGLRIERLS; from the coding sequence ATGCTGAGGATTATCGCCCATTTGGACATGGATGCGTTCTATGCTGCGATTGAGGAGCGGGATACCCCGGCCTTTCGCGGTATTCCGCTTGTGGTTGGGGCCGATCCGCTTGGCGGAAAAGGGCGTGGAGTCGCTTCTACCTCGAACTATCTCGCTCGCGCCTATGGGATCCATTCAGCGACTCCGATCTCCACTGCCTGGCGGTTGTCGGAAGAGGCTCGGCGAGCCGGTAAACCCCCGGTGACCTTTGTGTCCGTCGATATGCCGAAATACACGCGGGTGTCCGAAGAGGTGTTGCAGATCGTTCGGCGCTTCATCCCAAAGGTGGAACAGGCCAGTATCGACGAGGTTTATGGTGATCTGAGTTGGACAGAATCCTACGAAGAGGCGGAACGACTGTCCTATCGTCTGAAAGAGACAATCCGTTTGGAACAACGACTCACGGCCTCTGTGGGCATCGGACCAAATAAGTTGATCGCAAAAATTGCCTCTGGATGGCAGAAGCCAAACGGCCTTACGATAGTGAACGAGGAAGGGGCAGAGGCTTTTCTAGCTCCTCTCTCGATCAGAGTCATTCCTGGTATAGGGCCCAAAACGGAAGCCATGTTTAGGGGAAAGGGAATCACGGTCGTCAAAGAGTTGAGAGCGTTGACTCTGCGCCAGCTCGACGAGCTGTTAGGCAAGCGCGGCAGGACACTCTATGATAAAGCTCGCGGCCGAGATGATTCACCAGTCGAGGAATATTCCGAACCAAAATCCATTGGAGAACAGGAAACCTTCGAGTCCGATACCCTTGACAGTCAGAGCCTTCTCAACCAGCTCGATTCGCTTGTTCGAGGTGTAATCGACCGCCTACATAACGAAGCGTTTCAGTCCTTCCGGACCGTTGTTCTGACCGTTCGCTTTGCGGATTTTGTGACCAAATCGCGCACTCACACATTGGCAACGCCGACCGGTGACAGAGCCGTCTTAGGCCGTGAGGCTATGAAGCTGCTCCTGCCATTTCTTGATCGGCGAGAAAATCCCCATGGAAAACGAATCCGCTTACTCGGCCTTCGCATAGAACGGCTGAGTTGA
- a CDS encoding sodium:solute symporter family protein — MVLWFVILYLLLSVGIGLFAATRVQNSRDFAVAGRSLPLAVVTATVFATWFGAEAVLGISATFVKEGLRGVVADPFGSSMCLMLAGLFFAPRLYRLNMLTVGDYYRYRYNRTVEVLCTLCIVASYLGWVAAQFKVLGLVLNVVTEGSVSQSVGIVIGAAIVLTYTTFGGMFSVAILDFVQISVIVGGLLYIASLVGNLAGGVQTVISHAAVTGKLDLFPPATITAWIPFIGAWMTMMLGSIPQQDVFQRITSAKNEQTAVRGALLGAALYFVFCFVPMFLAYAATLIDPVKFGMLLEQDSQLVLPTLILQYTPLPAQIIFFGAVLSAVMSCSSATLLAPSVALSENVVRPLLAHVNDSEFLRLMRVVLLGFASVVLAISLWSDATIYKLVVNTYKVTLVAAFIPLVAGLYWKRATTQGALYAIVAGLTTWVVLELLSQPTDVWPPQLLGFLAAGIGMLVGSVWPSQVLESRSANESAGRGESSVVPDSAGKPPRAP; from the coding sequence GTGGTGCTCTGGTTCGTCATCCTCTACCTCCTCCTTTCGGTCGGTATCGGGCTTTTCGCCGCTACACGTGTGCAGAATTCCAGGGATTTTGCCGTAGCCGGAAGGAGCTTGCCACTCGCCGTTGTCACGGCGACCGTCTTTGCGACCTGGTTCGGTGCCGAAGCGGTATTAGGCATCTCGGCCACTTTCGTCAAGGAAGGACTCCGTGGTGTCGTCGCCGACCCATTCGGGTCCAGTATGTGTTTGATGCTCGCCGGACTCTTTTTCGCCCCGCGGCTGTATCGACTCAATATGCTGACAGTGGGCGACTACTATCGTTACCGCTATAACAGGACAGTCGAAGTCCTCTGCACACTCTGCATCGTCGCCTCGTACTTGGGGTGGGTTGCAGCCCAATTCAAAGTGCTCGGTTTGGTCCTCAATGTGGTCACAGAAGGAAGCGTCAGTCAGTCGGTCGGGATTGTGATCGGTGCAGCGATTGTTCTGACCTATACGACCTTCGGCGGTATGTTTTCCGTAGCGATTCTGGACTTCGTTCAGATTTCAGTCATTGTGGGAGGACTGCTGTATATTGCGTCGCTAGTGGGAAACTTGGCTGGTGGGGTGCAAACGGTGATCTCTCATGCGGCCGTCACCGGTAAATTGGATTTGTTTCCACCTGCCACGATCACAGCCTGGATCCCCTTCATCGGAGCTTGGATGACCATGATGCTCGGATCTATCCCGCAGCAGGACGTGTTTCAACGCATCACGTCGGCCAAGAATGAACAGACAGCCGTGCGGGGGGCGTTGCTGGGTGCCGCGCTGTATTTTGTCTTCTGTTTCGTCCCCATGTTTCTCGCGTATGCGGCGACTCTGATTGATCCCGTCAAATTCGGGATGCTGTTGGAGCAGGATTCGCAGCTAGTGTTACCCACATTGATTCTCCAATACACGCCACTTCCGGCGCAGATCATTTTCTTCGGGGCCGTTTTGTCTGCCGTCATGAGTTGCTCAAGCGCAACATTGCTGGCACCGTCGGTGGCGCTGAGCGAGAACGTCGTTCGACCGTTGCTCGCGCATGTGAATGACTCGGAGTTTCTTCGCTTGATGCGTGTTGTGTTGCTCGGCTTCGCCTCGGTGGTTCTGGCCATTTCACTCTGGTCAGATGCGACGATCTACAAGCTGGTGGTGAATACCTACAAGGTTACTCTGGTGGCGGCGTTCATTCCATTGGTTGCGGGGCTCTATTGGAAGCGAGCGACGACACAGGGCGCGCTTTACGCCATTGTCGCCGGGCTTACAACTTGGGTGGTGCTGGAATTGTTGAGCCAGCCGACGGATGTCTGGCCTCCGCAACTCCTTGGATTTCTAGCGGCGGGAATCGGCATGCTCGTGGGATCGGTGTGGCCTTCGCAAGTGCTCGAATCCCGGAGTGCCAACGAAAGCGCCGGGAGGGGTGAGAGCAGCGTTGTGCCTGATTCTGCAGGCAAGCCTCCGAGGGCTCCTTAA
- a CDS encoding DNA-3-methyladenine glycosylase I, with product MTESDRNNRCPWVGDKAHLIRYHDEEWGVPVHEDRKHFEMLILEGAQAGLTWETILLRREGYRKAFVGFDPARVARFTAQRKAALMKDVGIIRNRLKIDAAVTNAQAFLEVQKEFGSFDRYVWRFVSGKPKINHWKTMKHVPVTTAEGDALSKDLKKRGFRFVGTTIIYAYMQAVGLVNDHTRDCILSRKAAR from the coding sequence ATGACGGAATCAGATAGGAATAACCGGTGCCCATGGGTAGGAGATAAGGCGCATCTCATTCGCTACCATGATGAGGAGTGGGGTGTGCCGGTACATGAGGATCGCAAACACTTCGAAATGCTGATACTCGAAGGGGCTCAAGCAGGTTTGACTTGGGAGACGATCCTGTTGCGTCGAGAAGGATATCGCAAAGCCTTTGTCGGGTTTGACCCCGCCCGAGTGGCCCGCTTCACAGCTCAAAGAAAGGCCGCGCTGATGAAAGATGTCGGGATCATCCGCAATCGATTGAAAATCGATGCGGCCGTGACGAACGCCCAGGCTTTTCTCGAAGTGCAGAAAGAGTTTGGTTCATTCGACCGATATGTCTGGCGGTTTGTCAGTGGGAAGCCGAAGATCAATCATTGGAAGACCATGAAGCACGTGCCGGTCACGACAGCCGAAGGCGATGCCTTATCAAAGGATCTAAAAAAGCGCGGTTTCCGATTCGTGGGCACCACGATCATTTACGCCTATATGCAGGCAGTCGGTTTGGTGAACGATCACACAAGAGATTGTATTCTCAGCAGGAAGGCTGCTCGGTGA
- a CDS encoding polymer-forming cytoskeletal protein, translating into MKKSGYVDDGNITLLAKGVELKGEIKVDGTVRIDGRLEGDVHTKGEVIVGEDGVVKGAIHADSLISSGRIKATVTATGRVQLLKTAILIGEVHSPMLLMEEGAKFQGVSDMGVTGWPEESSRLPSNVRDMNAHRGKAVALIGREADL; encoded by the coding sequence ATGAAAAAGAGCGGGTATGTAGATGACGGCAATATCACGCTGTTGGCAAAAGGCGTTGAATTGAAGGGCGAAATCAAAGTCGACGGTACGGTCCGGATCGATGGCCGCCTGGAAGGTGATGTGCACACGAAAGGTGAAGTGATTGTCGGGGAAGATGGAGTCGTAAAAGGAGCCATCCATGCCGATTCGCTCATCAGCAGCGGACGCATCAAAGCGACGGTGACGGCGACCGGGCGTGTACAATTGCTCAAAACGGCGATTCTGATCGGCGAAGTGCACAGTCCTATGCTGCTGATGGAAGAGGGAGCCAAATTTCAGGGAGTGAGCGACATGGGAGTCACCGGCTGGCCGGAAGAATCATCTCGATTGCCCAGCAATGTTCGCGACATGAATGCGCATCGTGGAAAGGCGGTCGCGTTGATCGGCAGAGAAGCCGACCTCTAG
- a CDS encoding MBL fold metallo-hydrolase, whose amino-acid sequence MADRHKRLDSNVQGNFYVDATCINCDTCRQLAPLNFEEIGDYSAVSRQPDGYEQVHQAYQALLACPVGSIGTEQSDKLRMHTAMASFPIPLEDEVSYCGFNSEKSFGANSFFIKHPDGNWLIDSPRYLKHLVEAFEQRGGIAHIFLTHKDDVADADKYAAHFGAKRFIHQADADVAPTAEHMIGGEETIRVGSEFQIIPVPGHTAGSMVLLYRERFLFTGDHLWWDSHIKSLEAPTRLVWRKWVLIDSLRKLLDYPFEWVLAGHGDRIHLPQSEMHAALQGLIRRRAPTTVST is encoded by the coding sequence ATGGCTGACCGACACAAGCGCCTCGATTCCAACGTTCAGGGGAACTTTTACGTCGATGCCACGTGCATTAACTGCGACACCTGCCGACAGTTGGCGCCGCTGAATTTCGAAGAGATTGGAGACTATTCCGCGGTCAGTCGCCAGCCGGATGGTTACGAACAAGTTCATCAGGCTTATCAGGCGTTACTCGCTTGCCCCGTCGGTTCGATCGGGACGGAACAGAGCGACAAGTTACGGATGCACACGGCGATGGCGAGCTTTCCGATCCCTCTTGAGGATGAGGTGAGTTATTGCGGCTTCAATTCAGAGAAATCCTTCGGGGCGAACAGTTTCTTCATCAAGCATCCGGATGGGAACTGGCTGATCGATTCTCCCCGGTATCTCAAGCACCTGGTTGAGGCCTTTGAACAGAGGGGAGGAATCGCCCATATCTTTCTCACACACAAAGATGATGTCGCCGATGCGGACAAGTATGCCGCACATTTCGGCGCGAAGAGATTCATTCACCAGGCGGATGCGGACGTTGCCCCGACCGCAGAACATATGATTGGGGGGGAAGAAACGATTCGTGTTGGCTCCGAGTTCCAAATCATTCCCGTGCCCGGCCACACCGCCGGAAGTATGGTCCTATTGTATCGTGAGCGATTTCTCTTCACTGGCGATCATCTCTGGTGGGATTCCCATATCAAGTCGCTCGAAGCCCCCACTCGCCTCGTCTGGAGAAAATGGGTCTTGATCGATTCTCTCCGTAAGCTTCTCGACTATCCTTTTGAATGGGTGCTGGCCGGACACGGCGATCGGATTCATCTGCCACAGTCCGAGATGCATGCGGCTCTTCAGGGCTTGATCCGACGTCGGGCGCCGACTACAGTCAGTACATAG
- a CDS encoding response regulator: MASILIVDDDAPIRALLRRILEEDGHQIREAANGHTGLMLYRDTPADLVITDMLMPERDGMDVTLALTQEFLDARVIALTKATGHYNFPNVAKLFGARRVIKKPFSSDEIRRVVRLTLEH; the protein is encoded by the coding sequence ATGGCTTCCATCTTGATCGTCGACGACGATGCGCCGATTCGGGCATTGCTGCGTCGCATTCTTGAAGAAGACGGCCATCAGATTCGTGAAGCTGCCAATGGCCACACCGGTCTCATGCTCTATCGCGACACACCCGCCGATCTCGTCATCACTGATATGTTGATGCCGGAGCGAGATGGGATGGATGTCACTCTCGCTCTAACGCAGGAATTTCTGGATGCCAGAGTGATAGCCCTAACCAAGGCAACCGGTCACTACAACTTTCCAAATGTCGCCAAGCTCTTCGGCGCACGACGTGTTATTAAGAAACCCTTCTCATCGGATGAAATCCGTCGAGTCGTGCGCCTCACGCTCGAACATTAG
- a CDS encoding PBP1A family penicillin-binding protein encodes MASARVWFKRGIGAALGLVLCSLIGLVIYAAVLSASLSLPRSDDHPPLLIYGAPFFLTPGLHPVDSGLLDRLHRLEYRPVTVTPRRAGEYFVTNDAIEIVLRPQEENRLPARSIRLILANGIVTEVLSVPDNQPLSLVALESVLISGMRAGTKQVREWIQLDQIPPALIETLLAVEDRRFFSHYGVDPLAIGRALWINVTRGAVVQGGSTLTQQLAKNLFYSPQRTMGRKFREFVAAIALEFKYRKEEILESYVNEIYLGQAGPVSIYGVSEAAHRYFGKTPAQLSIEEIALIVGLIKGPNTYSPVKNVESATKRRNVVLRRLREEGILTEEALTVALDRPVKVVLTNDALTDAPYFVDYLFREIEQGIGAEIPEGSRIYSTLDPRTQQIVAQVLQKGLAKLEKSYPSLASVEPPLQGAAVVLDVKRGHVLAMVGGRDYRLSQFNRAVQAHRSAGSLFKPFVYLAGFEAARDQGTTGLTPATLLADEPVTLESGTGPWSPQNYDRQYRGQVTVRTALEQSLNVPAVRTAHRTGIVTLTGLLQKFGITTPLADNLSLALGSSSVSLLQITSAYAGLANGGVVIRPVALSNMASVGGETIWSPTLDRRQAATPQGTFLVTSLLKGVVDRGTAAKAKTFGVQGPVAGKTGTTDGYRDAWFVGYTPDIAIGVWVGFDDERPLKLTGAQAALPIWSELAVRLMPRGAQDFEMPSGVVQRRIDPRTGQLATSQCPEKTSEYFIAGTEPTTYCEVHGGGFWEQLKQTFGLSSP; translated from the coding sequence ATGGCGTCGGCTCGTGTTTGGTTCAAGAGAGGAATAGGCGCCGCGTTGGGATTGGTGCTATGTAGTCTCATCGGCCTCGTGATTTATGCCGCCGTGCTCTCCGCCAGCCTGTCGCTTCCAAGGAGTGATGATCATCCTCCGCTTCTCATCTATGGGGCTCCGTTTTTCCTGACGCCGGGGCTCCATCCCGTGGATTCAGGCTTGTTGGACCGTCTGCATCGGCTGGAATACAGGCCGGTCACTGTCACGCCGCGGAGAGCCGGTGAGTATTTCGTCACGAACGATGCGATCGAGATTGTCCTGCGTCCTCAGGAGGAAAATCGGCTTCCCGCCCGATCCATACGGTTGATATTGGCTAACGGGATCGTGACCGAGGTGTTGTCGGTGCCGGATAATCAGCCACTCTCACTCGTGGCCCTCGAGTCGGTCTTGATCAGCGGAATGCGGGCAGGAACCAAACAAGTTCGTGAATGGATTCAGTTGGACCAGATACCTCCCGCGCTGATTGAAACATTGCTGGCCGTCGAAGATCGTCGCTTTTTCTCTCACTATGGCGTTGATCCTCTCGCCATCGGTCGGGCGCTGTGGATCAATGTCACTCGCGGAGCCGTCGTGCAGGGGGGCAGCACCCTCACTCAGCAGCTGGCAAAAAACCTCTTTTATTCTCCCCAACGCACCATGGGGCGGAAGTTCCGGGAGTTTGTGGCCGCGATCGCGCTCGAGTTCAAATACCGCAAAGAAGAAATTCTGGAGAGTTATGTGAACGAGATCTATCTCGGTCAAGCCGGGCCGGTGTCGATCTACGGAGTGAGCGAAGCGGCGCATCGCTACTTTGGAAAAACACCCGCTCAATTGTCGATCGAAGAAATCGCGTTGATCGTTGGATTGATTAAGGGACCCAATACCTATTCGCCGGTAAAAAACGTGGAGTCGGCGACCAAGCGCCGCAATGTGGTTCTTCGTCGCCTGCGCGAAGAAGGCATCCTGACAGAGGAAGCCTTAACGGTGGCCCTGGATCGCCCGGTCAAAGTCGTACTGACCAATGATGCGCTCACCGATGCGCCGTACTTTGTTGATTACCTGTTCAGGGAAATCGAGCAAGGTATAGGGGCGGAAATTCCGGAAGGATCGAGAATCTATTCGACCCTCGATCCCAGAACTCAGCAAATCGTCGCGCAGGTCCTACAGAAAGGATTGGCAAAACTGGAGAAGAGCTATCCGTCGCTGGCCAGTGTTGAGCCACCGCTTCAGGGCGCTGCAGTTGTGCTGGACGTGAAGCGCGGGCATGTTCTGGCGATGGTCGGTGGGCGGGACTATCGGCTGAGTCAGTTCAATCGTGCGGTGCAGGCGCATCGATCAGCGGGATCTCTCTTCAAGCCCTTTGTCTACCTGGCCGGATTCGAAGCGGCCCGTGATCAAGGAACGACCGGTCTGACTCCGGCGACGCTGCTTGCGGATGAACCGGTGACCTTGGAATCCGGCACCGGTCCCTGGTCACCTCAGAATTACGATCGACAGTATCGAGGGCAGGTCACGGTCCGAACGGCCCTTGAGCAGTCACTCAACGTTCCAGCTGTCCGAACGGCTCACCGGACTGGAATTGTGACACTGACGGGCTTGCTACAGAAGTTCGGGATTACCACACCACTGGCCGACAATTTGTCTTTGGCCTTGGGGAGTTCCTCAGTTTCCTTACTGCAGATCACATCGGCTTATGCAGGACTGGCCAATGGAGGAGTTGTCATCCGTCCGGTCGCCCTGTCCAACATGGCGAGTGTGGGTGGCGAGACCATCTGGAGTCCTACCCTTGATCGACGTCAGGCGGCAACTCCACAAGGGACATTTCTTGTGACGTCCTTGTTGAAAGGAGTGGTGGATCGCGGTACCGCCGCCAAGGCCAAAACCTTCGGGGTTCAAGGGCCGGTCGCAGGCAAAACCGGGACGACAGATGGCTATCGAGATGCGTGGTTTGTCGGATACACCCCGGATATCGCGATCGGCGTCTGGGTCGGCTTTGATGATGAGCGACCGCTCAAGCTGACCGGCGCGCAGGCCGCTCTTCCGATCTGGAGTGAGTTGGCGGTTCGGCTCATGCCACGGGGTGCGCAGGATTTTGAGATGCCGTCCGGGGTCGTCCAGCGTCGGATCGATCCGAGAACCGGCCAGCTGGCGACTTCGCAATGTCCGGAGAAAACATCAGAGTACTTCATCGCCGGGACGGAGCCGACGACCTACTGCGAAGTTCATGGAGGCGGATTCTGGGAACAACTGAAGCAGACGTTCGGCCTCTCCTCACCATAA
- a CDS encoding glucose 1-dehydrogenase produces the protein MKSLSGKVAIVTGASNGIGRAVAERLADDGAIVVVNYVRSSEKAQQVVTGIQGKGGKALAVQADMSQVADARRLVVDTVKQFNRLDILVNNAGKFMPKSLEETTEADFDGVIALNAKGPYFAMQEAARVLKDGGRIVNISTGGTHLHFPGATAYLGSKAALEQYTKGLAQELASKGVTVNTVSPGFTETGMMTDEYRQIGIQLSPLKRLGTPKDIADVVAFIVSEEARWITGQTIHAGGGIVM, from the coding sequence ATGAAATCGTTGAGCGGAAAGGTGGCGATTGTAACCGGAGCATCCAATGGAATCGGTCGTGCTGTTGCGGAACGGCTGGCGGATGACGGTGCCATCGTCGTCGTGAACTATGTCCGAAGTTCGGAAAAGGCTCAGCAGGTTGTCACGGGCATACAAGGAAAGGGGGGCAAGGCGTTGGCCGTTCAGGCCGACATGAGTCAGGTGGCGGATGCGCGGCGTCTCGTGGTCGACACGGTCAAGCAGTTCAACCGGCTGGATATTCTCGTGAACAACGCGGGGAAGTTCATGCCGAAATCGCTTGAGGAAACGACTGAAGCCGATTTTGACGGAGTCATCGCGCTGAACGCCAAAGGGCCGTATTTCGCCATGCAGGAAGCGGCCCGAGTGCTGAAGGACGGCGGACGTATCGTGAATATCTCGACCGGTGGGACCCACCTGCATTTTCCAGGCGCCACGGCATATCTTGGCAGCAAGGCCGCTCTCGAGCAATACACCAAAGGGCTGGCGCAAGAGTTGGCTTCGAAGGGGGTTACCGTCAATACGGTGTCGCCTGGCTTCACTGAAACCGGCATGATGACGGACGAATATCGGCAGATTGGGATTCAGCTGTCACCGCTGAAAAGGCTGGGGACTCCCAAAGATATTGCGGATGTCGTCGCGTTCATCGTCAGTGAAGAGGCCCGATGGATTACGGGACAGACCATCCATGCCGGCGGCGGCATCGTCATGTAG
- a CDS encoding class I SAM-dependent methyltransferase, producing MASPSPEQVIESQRQDWNRVAGGWEKWDRFFDEQMAFLNHRLVGDARLRAGLRVLDLGSGTGYPALLAAQTVGTSGSVAGVDLAEQMLEAAGRKAASLKLSNVTFSTGDITALPFEAASFDAVITRFCLMFLPEIPKAVAEIARVLKSNTWVAAAVWSDPGKNPYLKIPMDVVKQFIDLPPPDPAAPGIFRLAKPGELAGMLQQAGFTEVSEQEFLGDVRFATADEYFSSLMDIAAPIQNLWAKLSPGQQGEAKQRIVETAERYRNGSVVALPIAVRMVAGRKSG from the coding sequence ATGGCATCGCCGTCACCCGAGCAAGTCATCGAGAGCCAACGTCAGGATTGGAACCGCGTCGCCGGTGGTTGGGAGAAATGGGATCGATTCTTCGACGAACAGATGGCATTCCTCAATCACCGACTCGTCGGCGACGCCCGGCTGCGCGCCGGCCTGCGCGTGTTGGATCTGGGATCAGGCACGGGTTATCCCGCCTTACTCGCGGCTCAGACTGTCGGGACGAGCGGCAGCGTGGCGGGAGTTGATTTGGCCGAGCAGATGCTCGAAGCCGCCGGACGAAAGGCGGCTTCGCTGAAGCTCTCCAACGTCACATTCAGCACGGGGGACATCACCGCCTTGCCGTTCGAGGCTGCTTCATTCGACGCCGTGATCACCCGCTTCTGCCTGATGTTCCTGCCCGAGATTCCGAAAGCCGTCGCCGAAATCGCCCGTGTCCTGAAGTCCAACACGTGGGTGGCTGCCGCTGTATGGTCTGATCCGGGTAAGAACCCTTATCTGAAAATTCCCATGGATGTCGTTAAACAATTCATCGATCTGCCACCTCCTGATCCGGCAGCACCAGGAATTTTCCGCCTGGCGAAGCCCGGGGAGCTGGCGGGCATGCTGCAACAAGCCGGATTTACCGAGGTCTCTGAGCAAGAGTTTCTCGGAGACGTGCGATTCGCAACAGCGGACGAGTATTTCTCGAGTCTCATGGACATCGCTGCCCCGATTCAAAATCTATGGGCCAAGTTGAGCCCGGGACAACAGGGTGAAGCCAAGCAGCGCATCGTTGAAACGGCGGAACGGTATCGAAATGGATCGGTCGTCGCATTGCCGATTGCAGTACGGATGGTCGCCGGGCGCAAGTCCGGATGA
- a CDS encoding DNA-3-methyladenine glycosylase 2 family protein: MYCASSDSTDYLSKVDPVMCRLITEIGPFSLKPKARRSPFESLARAIAYQQLHDKAAECILKRFIALFPGRRFPRPEELLAMNVRSIRRAGFSRAKVLALRDLAAKTLDGTVPTGRVVTMLDDQALIDRLIEVRGIGRWTVEMLLIFQLGRPDVLPVDDFGVRNGFRIAYRRPAMPTPKQLLQYGERWKPHRTVAAWYLWRAADRAKRAMSVL, from the coding sequence ATGTACTGCGCAAGCTCGGACTCAACGGACTATCTTTCCAAGGTGGATCCCGTCATGTGCCGGTTGATCACGGAGATCGGCCCTTTCTCTCTGAAGCCGAAAGCGCGCCGGTCCCCATTCGAATCGCTTGCGCGCGCGATTGCTTACCAACAGCTCCATGACAAAGCGGCGGAATGCATCCTGAAGCGATTCATCGCGCTCTTTCCTGGCCGGAGATTTCCTCGTCCCGAGGAGCTGCTGGCCATGAATGTCCGATCGATTCGAAGGGCCGGTTTCTCTCGTGCGAAGGTGCTGGCCCTTCGCGATCTGGCCGCAAAGACGCTCGACGGAACCGTTCCGACGGGACGAGTGGTTACTATGCTCGACGACCAAGCTCTTATCGATCGCCTGATCGAAGTTCGGGGCATCGGGCGATGGACGGTGGAGATGCTGTTGATCTTTCAGTTGGGGCGCCCTGATGTATTGCCGGTCGACGATTTCGGCGTGCGCAACGGCTTCCGCATTGCCTACCGACGGCCTGCGATGCCCACGCCAAAACAACTGTTACAATATGGCGAGCGATGGAAACCCCATCGTACGGTTGCCGCCTGGTATCTCTGGCGAGCCGCCGATCGGGCAAAGCGGGCAATGAGTGTGCTCTGA
- a CDS encoding TfoX/Sxy family protein, whose product MPPKNDGFKDFILDQLASLRNLGTRAMFGGHGLYHGAAFFGIIHKGRLYFKVTATTVTLYKSHGMKPFRPNVKQTLKSFYEVPIDVIEDADALTDWAMRSVGA is encoded by the coding sequence ATGCCGCCAAAGAACGACGGTTTCAAAGACTTCATCCTGGATCAGCTTGCCAGTTTACGTAACCTGGGCACACGCGCCATGTTCGGCGGCCACGGGCTCTACCATGGAGCCGCGTTTTTCGGCATCATTCATAAAGGCCGCCTCTACTTCAAAGTCACCGCAACGACGGTAACTCTGTATAAGAGCCACGGGATGAAGCCCTTTCGCCCGAACGTCAAACAAACGCTCAAATCCTTCTATGAAGTGCCGATCGATGTGATCGAGGACGCGGACGCATTGACTGATTGGGCAATGCGCTCAGTCGGAGCATAG
- a CDS encoding DUF1059 domain-containing protein, translated as MGCLDVDASAGCGFQVRAETEAELMQLVATHAKQCHKLESIPHEMVEKVKAAIKTVPVTV; from the coding sequence ATGGGATGTCTCGATGTCGACGCCAGCGCCGGCTGCGGTTTTCAGGTGCGAGCCGAGACTGAAGCTGAACTCATGCAACTCGTCGCCACGCATGCAAAGCAATGCCACAAGCTGGAGTCCATCCCACACGAAATGGTCGAGAAGGTAAAAGCAGCGATCAAAACCGTGCCCGTCACCGTCTAG
- a CDS encoding DUF488 domain-containing protein has product MSDVLWTIGHSTRSIDEFLALLNAHRVDQLVDVRIVPRSGHNPQFNQDNLSTKLMDSVLVYSHMPRLGGLRTPTKDSFNTGWRNESFRGYADYMQTDEFWYALDELMAESRPRHTTIMCAEAVPWRCHRSLIADALAVRGWEVRHIMSETNTDHHQLTSFAVVKDGRLRYPKQKDCPDLFSQSY; this is encoded by the coding sequence ATGTCTGATGTTCTTTGGACGATCGGGCATTCGACAAGGTCAATTGACGAGTTTCTTGCCCTCCTAAACGCTCATCGTGTTGACCAGCTCGTTGATGTACGTATCGTCCCTCGTTCTGGTCACAACCCTCAATTCAACCAAGACAATCTTTCAACGAAGCTGATGGATAGTGTGTTGGTGTACAGCCATATGCCCCGGCTCGGCGGATTGCGTACGCCCACGAAAGATTCCTTCAATACCGGCTGGCGCAATGAAAGCTTTCGCGGCTATGCGGATTACATGCAGACAGACGAGTTCTGGTACGCCTTGGACGAGCTGATGGCTGAAAGCCGACCACGTCACACGACGATCATGTGCGCGGAAGCGGTGCCCTGGCGGTGCCATCGGTCCTTGATCGCCGATGCATTAGCAGTGAGAGGTTGGGAGGTCCGACACATCATGTCGGAGACGAACACGGACCACCATCAGCTCACGTCCTTCGCCGTCGTGAAGGATGGCCGTCTGCGTTATCCAAAACAAAAGGACTGCCCGGATTTATTCTCGCAATCCTATTAG